TACTCAACCATCGAAGAATGTTGCTGATCATCCATCGGCCACTGGAATGCCGCCGTCACAACCGCCACCACCACCGTGGCCGACGGTGTCATCGTAGGCATGATACCCTTACGACACATTGAGCAATTCGACTGTTGCTGGTTAGGTTCAGGCCTGTGACAACCCAATCGGTTCAGGCCAGTGATGACCCAACCGGTTTGGTCCAGCCACCAGTTGGATCGTCAGTCCGATTTCACATACTGGCTTGGTTTAACCAGATTTAGGTCTTAATCTTAATTTTTGGTTCTCGATTCCAGTTTTcgatctcaagtccaatttttaagttcaattacccattaggccaattgtctgacttgaaaattaatttccaaaaaatatcatatttattttaattaattttattaatttaaatttgtttgatcAAAATTCATTCTCTCAAAAATCATTGagattttccaaaagtaattttcaagaaaattctttaatcaaattctctaattgaacAATTTTCACAACCTCCCAACTTAATTTCATATCAAATAAATCGACTCAGTTAAATTATTTCCAGAgttgtagaattttttttattcaaatgcaGTCTAATCGAACTTTTGTTGAGTTAGTAGAGGGACCAGCCGGACATacacaattaggctctagtaattgcaattatatccagaagcatcgttctgataattcaaaatttacttaattatggagtcagtccataagaagtaccatgattgaaaacttcttattatatactttttacgaaaacaattcatccaactgctttgtccaatgacctcgtcatgtgtgtgttaccctcatataatatcattgattcctttaagttaaatacatttactcaatacaatcctactttatctcattgtcaccattgtgtcttcttaatgattaatatgatcattttcAACAAATGACCGTGATAAATTgttcgttcgagaacaagcaacctgtggccacgttccatatttatcaatccatacaATGTCGATGAAAGGGTATCGTTAAATCTTTGATCGAGTTATGGATTCCATTGTTTTTaataaagccatgccatacacaagtcatgtacctaacataTCAGTTGTgggcttgatcatctttagagcataagcctccacttatatctaaatgtttgaatcaaatgttcactttgattctttacgggattacagacttGTTTAGTTTATCTACTAAAACAAGTTTTCTTTCTCGTAATGTAAACATTTTTACAATACCACTCATCATCAGTTTAAACTTacacaatcaatgagctaatatttgcttgtcataattttgctatgtatgcaaaacatgaaagacagaaacacaaaaaatataacagtgaaatatgaaattaactttatttatttattcatcgttcaaatatgtagaaaacaattacatctttactacaatatggacacatttcctaAAAATTTTCCACTTGCCCcagtgaagtaaatgtgtcatgtttcacACTCCTATATCCTTGACATGTTTCTTAAAACTTctagttacaagagtcttagtaaaCGGATCCACAAGGTTATCTTCAGAAGCTCCTTTCACAACATCTACTATTCCTACTGCTATTACGTCtcgtatcaagtgatacttcCGATCAAAGTGTTTGGTCCTCTTATGACTTTTTATTTCCTTGGTATTAGCTATTACAtcactattatcacgataaagtgTTATACTTTGTTCATACTAGGAATGACTTCAAGATTGGCTAAGAACTTTCGAAGCCATATCGCTTCTTTCGTTGCCTATCCCAATCAACTGATCCGCTAAAAAACCTTACATAAATGTTAATTAATCTCAcatccactcattaatctccCTTACCAGATTAGTTCCCCATGGATTTAACACATACAATGCAATTGATggaaaatataaacattaagaaCAGATAAAAAACATAGataagaaaaattttgatataattataaaagagcGAATGGTAATCCATTGAAGAGTTGATTGATCTAAAATCTGATCctcataaaaaaatagaaaactaaaatgaaaactaCAACTGAAAAGAAATCTAGGTTACAATTGAAAGTAAAAAGTTGTCCATAAACTGTTCAGAGCAATTCTATTTAGAGgcctgtggtcaaggctgttaaataagCACAGGCGTGTAGTCAacctgtgtaagtcgtgcttcgatcctaccaaatggacacggccatgtgccacgtccgtgtgaggaagttcaggccgtgttgatttcccatgtgggtctattttctccatttttggcccgtttctcgctctttttattctcttatgctcacctaagtataaaacatgaaattaaagaattaggagcatcgaattcaccaaatctaatgagaaatcatccataaatgtgctaagcatgggataaaaaatatgtataaattactgtTTATCAATGTGCTTGAATTAGTATTAGAAAAAAGGTCTATATATATGTAatcatgtctatatatatatatgtttggtcATTTGGTTGATGTTAGAATGTGAGAGCTTAGTTTGAGTTATGTATCTACTTATTTTGCtttattgaatgttaaattattGTTAAGGTGTCTTTaaatggcacattggttaggcacatgaATTGTaggattttgatatgtatatattttttttacttacttaaggacaattttggtcatggttttaATGTGGCTTTAGGTTTGGCTTGAGAACCAATATAGATGTAAAAATTGCCTTATTTGGAAGTAAAATTTGGTGCACAAAGCTTGAGACACTAGCTGTCACACGACCGTGCATTGTAATGATTTAGGTACACGTTTCACATGgcctgcgacacggccgtgtgtcttaaaACAGTTAGTTACACAGTCTGAGACATGgcctgcgacacgaccgtgtgacccaacatTGAATGCACACATGGGTGgacacacgggctgggacatggtcaTGTGTTTGGATTTCAAATGTCTGCACAGTCTGGGCtatgacacacagccgtgtgttccatgttttcaaaagtttcaacttttttctaaatttttcgtTTTGTTTCGAATCAACCCCAAAatattttcaaactatttttaaggccccgTAAACTTGATTTAAGGTTCGTAAGTGTATGTTTGTAATAATTGCAATGTGATTTGGATATTTATGATTAAGTAATGAGAAATGTTTAAATTGACGTTGTAATATTCCATAACCCGACTTCGACGatggagatgggttaggggtgttacatataaattatagattAGCTTTTATCTATtgcaaatatatatttaacattagaACTTAATTTTCAAAAGTAAAACTGAAAAATGCAGAAGCTTGGTTTGTATGGGCATGATCGTTGACCTTGTATAAGTCATTTTGGTTACGTCCATTAAAAAAAAGGGAATTCTGACACTATATTTTTTTGACACATGAACCTGTCAACGAATGCCACATGGTACAACTTCTTCTTCAATGCATCTTTAGCCTCTTCACATATTTTCTCCAAGCTTTACATTTCGACTGGAAATTTGGATACAGTTGGCTGCAAAAGATGTACTCGATCTAAGAAATTTTGTTTTTTGCTTCCTGAATCGTAGGCAGAGAAATACTAACATCCTTGTCGTCGATTGAAAGCCCTAATTTTGGAGATTGTTTCATTTCTAAAATTAACATAGCAGGAACAATCAAGTCATcatttcaatacaaaatatatctgcgaattcaaaattaaaataaatattattaggaAAGAGAatatccattttttttaaattgatgaaCCCTGTCGTTTGAACTCAATTTTAGAGTTTTGCTACTAAATAGAGTGGGTTGTTGAATTTAAACAACCCGAAGCCTCTTTCTAGACAAACTAGTAATGAGGCAAAGAAAAAGGTAATAATCTCGAACATGCATAAAACACCAAAAACAACTTAAATTCATCGTTTTTGcatgaattatatataaatagttaGCTTAAGAGAGTCACTCAAATGAATGAACAATGTAATGTGGGtgtttaaattacaattttttattttaaatgcctaaaatgaaaatttttgataattgagtgactatgtatgtagtttacccaaaaatacagaaatgatttttatttgataaaatataaatgaaataattataaaaacattAGCCCGGCTAAGCGACTAATTTTTGTGACGTTTATTAAACCCTAACTGGCGGCAGGGGaaaaagtgaataaaaccctagcaaaatagaaagaaagaaggaagatGGCGAAGAACATGGGAGTAGCGGGAGCGGCTGCTTCATCCGAATTGAATGTGGAGAAGGCTGTGAATGCTCTGCTCAAATGGAGAGATTCTCAGTCCCAAGCCCAAAAACCCCAACTTCTTGAACAGGATGAATTCCTATATCTCATCGTCAGCCTCAAGAAAATCCCTCAGAAGGCTCGCGTTAACCCCATCAAAGTCCCTCTCCCTCACCCCATCATCGATGATCCCGCCGAGCTTTGCTTATTCATCGATGACCGCTCCAAGTCTGGTATCACAAAAGACGCTGCGTCTAAGAAAATCAAGTCGGAAAACATACCCATCAACAAGGTCATTAAGCTGTCCAAGCTCAAGACTGATTATAAGCCCTTCGAGGCCAAAAGGAAGCTTTGTGATTCATATGATATGTTTTTCGCTGATAAGAGAATGATCCCACTTCTGCCTCGGTTATTGGGGAAGCAGTTTTTCAAGAAGAAGAAGATTCCAGTGCCTGTGGACCTTAAGCATAATAACTGGAAGGAGCAGATCCATAATGCTTGTTCCTCTGCTATGTTGTTCTTGAGTAGCGGGACTTGCTGTGTGGTGAAGGTGGCGAAGCTTTCGTTGGAAAAGAAGGAGATTGTTGAAAA
This window of the Gossypium hirsutum isolate 1008001.06 chromosome A09, Gossypium_hirsutum_v2.1, whole genome shotgun sequence genome carries:
- the LOC107888490 gene encoding ribosomal L1 domain-containing protein 1 is translated as MAKNMGVAGAAASSELNVEKAVNALLKWRDSQSQAQKPQLLEQDEFLYLIVSLKKIPQKARVNPIKVPLPHPIIDDPAELCLFIDDRSKSGITKDAASKKIKSENIPINKVIKLSKLKTDYKPFEAKRKLCDSYDMFFADKRMIPLLPRLLGKQFFKKKKIPVPVDLKHNNWKEQIHNACSSAMLFLSSGTCCVVKVAKLSLEKKEIVENVIAAINGIAERVPSKWGNIRSFHLKLLDSLALPLFQAMPDLRLKILADADHHTSSKEEKQEVEEEEDDASHQKTKKKKKNKGRIHDVQYMDNQEHINYSNSEADRKHEINANISTKKKKTALKKLCPIDIKVKDKKKKKSLAA